A region of Selenomonadales bacterium 4137-cl DNA encodes the following proteins:
- a CDS encoding aldo/keto reductase translates to MEKRVLGRTGLEVTAIAFGGLPMQRCTLAEAGPVLNAALDAGINFIDTARAYTDSEEKIGCHVSSRRKEYYLASKSMARDRAGMARDIDISLATMKTDYIDLYQVHNVKTRPDFEKVLSPGGALEALQEAQKAGKIGHIGITGHSMDLLVEGLKTGLFSTVQAPFNCIESQAEQELFPLARKENIGIIVMKPLGGGQIDNPDLALRYILEHDITTAIPGMDEVRHVEENLAALKNYRPLSAAEREELKRLAAEIGANFCRRCGYCLPCTAGIDIPTMFIFHLQYTRYNMKTAIPGRYATLPAKASDCTECGACESRCPYDIPIRERMKKVAADLG, encoded by the coding sequence TTGGAAAAAAGGGTTCTCGGCCGTACCGGCCTGGAAGTCACCGCCATCGCTTTCGGCGGCCTGCCCATGCAGCGCTGCACGCTGGCCGAGGCGGGACCGGTGCTCAACGCGGCGCTGGACGCAGGGATCAACTTTATCGATACCGCCCGCGCCTATACGGACAGCGAGGAGAAGATCGGCTGCCACGTTTCGTCCCGGCGGAAGGAGTATTATCTGGCCAGCAAGAGCATGGCCCGCGACCGGGCAGGCATGGCCAGGGATATCGATATTAGCCTGGCGACCATGAAAACCGACTATATCGATTTGTATCAGGTCCACAATGTCAAGACACGCCCCGATTTCGAGAAGGTGCTGAGTCCGGGCGGCGCGCTGGAGGCGCTGCAGGAGGCGCAGAAGGCCGGGAAGATCGGCCATATCGGCATCACCGGCCACAGCATGGATTTGCTGGTAGAGGGCCTGAAGACCGGTCTGTTCAGCACCGTGCAGGCGCCGTTCAACTGTATCGAGTCGCAGGCCGAGCAGGAGCTTTTCCCGCTGGCGCGGAAGGAGAATATCGGCATTATCGTGATGAAGCCGCTGGGCGGCGGCCAGATCGACAATCCCGATCTGGCGCTGCGGTACATTCTGGAGCACGATATTACGACCGCCATACCCGGGATGGACGAGGTCAGGCATGTGGAGGAGAATCTCGCGGCGCTGAAGAATTACCGCCCGCTTTCCGCCGCGGAGCGCGAGGAGCTGAAGCGCCTGGCCGCCGAGATCGGCGCCAATTTCTGCCGCCGCTGCGGCTATTGCCTGCCGTGCACCGCCGGTATCGATATTCCGACGATGTTTATTTTCCATCTCCAGTATACCCGCTATAATATGAAGACCGCCATTCCCGGCCGGTACGCGACGCTGCCGGCGAAGGCTTCGGACTGCACTGAGTGCGGGGCGTGCGAGTCGCGCTGCCCCTACGATATCCCCATCCGCGAGCGGATGAAGAAGGTGGCCGCGGATCTGGGCTAG
- a CDS encoding diguanylate cyclase: MSTDPLMIAARVAFSYAVIAGLWIVFSDTVLFSIVKDPAAITALQVAKGWGFVAATAVMLFWVIRRNVKAIVCSKQDLHERNEALAQVNEELTAAEEELRQQFSELVSSQDKIRRQNECLLALRETAFALMHERDVEALLRLIVEKAAALGESSHAYLYTLTDDGQAMELKVVIGTTIREIGFRQRRGEGVVGQVWNSGAPLVINDYDCWDGRLAGDGFSLIRTSTGFPLIVSGEVAGVFGVNYFDRRKLDEQVRELLASFAELASITLANARLTRSLREELTERALVEASLELQQARTQAALDAMPDIILRLSADGYLLEFKEGGDCKTVVPLAGFIGRHLCDFAPQYVEERITLGIAEAVRTRVVQEFDYEISAPDGIILHRDLRLAATADGEVIAIIRDITERRRMERVLKQMSLTDQATGLNNRAFFEAELRRMNDGRFLPVGVIVCDIDGLKLINDTLGHEAGDRLIAAAAGMIAACFGAGDVVARTGGGEFGVIMPNSDAAAVGDACERIRAAVSAYRESTRTPLAVSVGRAVRTGADETLGDTFKAADRNMYREKLHSKQSGHSAIVATLAQALEARDFVTDGHADRLQELMVKLAVAVGVPDSELPDLRLLGRFHDIGKVGIPDQILFKPGRLTAEEFEVMKRHSEIGYRIALASPELAPIADWILKHQEWWNGEGYPLGLAGEAIPLPCRMLAIVDAYDAMTNDRPYRQAMTHAEAVAELVRCAGRQFDPGLAELFVKLLHAD; this comes from the coding sequence ATGAGTACCGATCCTTTGATGATCGCCGCCAGGGTGGCTTTTTCATACGCTGTGATCGCCGGGCTGTGGATCGTGTTTTCTGATACTGTTTTGTTCTCGATCGTGAAGGATCCGGCCGCCATCACCGCCCTGCAGGTGGCGAAAGGCTGGGGGTTCGTGGCCGCGACGGCGGTGATGCTGTTTTGGGTAATCCGCCGCAATGTCAAGGCGATCGTCTGCTCAAAGCAGGATCTTCATGAGCGCAACGAGGCTCTCGCCCAGGTGAACGAGGAACTGACCGCCGCCGAGGAGGAGCTGCGCCAGCAGTTTAGCGAGCTTGTGAGCAGCCAGGACAAGATCCGCCGCCAGAACGAGTGTCTGCTGGCTCTGCGGGAGACGGCCTTTGCGCTCATGCACGAACGGGACGTGGAGGCGCTGCTGCGGCTGATCGTAGAGAAGGCGGCCGCTTTGGGTGAATCTTCGCACGCTTATCTGTATACGCTCACCGACGACGGTCAGGCGATGGAGCTGAAGGTGGTGATCGGCACTACCATCAGGGAGATCGGGTTCCGCCAGCGCCGCGGCGAAGGGGTCGTCGGCCAGGTATGGAATTCCGGCGCGCCGCTGGTGATCAACGATTATGACTGTTGGGACGGCCGCCTGGCCGGGGACGGTTTTTCGCTCATCAGGACTTCGACGGGGTTTCCGCTGATCGTCAGCGGCGAGGTCGCCGGGGTTTTCGGGGTGAATTATTTTGACCGCCGCAAGCTGGACGAGCAGGTCCGGGAGCTGCTCGCGAGCTTTGCCGAGTTGGCTTCGATAACCCTCGCGAACGCCCGCCTTACCCGTTCGCTGCGGGAGGAGTTGACCGAACGCGCCCTGGTCGAGGCCAGCCTGGAGCTGCAGCAGGCCCGTACCCAGGCGGCCCTGGACGCGATGCCCGATATTATCCTCCGCCTGAGCGCGGACGGATACTTGCTGGAGTTTAAGGAGGGCGGCGACTGTAAAACGGTCGTCCCGCTCGCCGGGTTTATCGGCCGCCATCTCTGCGATTTTGCCCCGCAGTATGTTGAGGAGAGAATAACTCTCGGAATTGCGGAAGCGGTCAGAACACGGGTTGTGCAGGAGTTCGACTATGAGATCAGCGCGCCGGACGGCATAATTTTGCACCGGGATCTGCGTCTTGCGGCCACGGCCGACGGCGAGGTCATCGCCATTATCCGCGATATCACCGAGCGCCGCCGGATGGAGCGCGTGCTGAAGCAGATGAGCCTGACCGATCAGGCCACCGGCCTGAACAACCGCGCGTTCTTCGAAGCCGAGCTGCGGCGGATGAACGACGGGCGTTTTTTGCCGGTGGGGGTTATCGTGTGCGATATCGACGGCCTGAAGCTCATCAACGATACTTTGGGCCACGAGGCCGGCGACAGGCTGATCGCTGCGGCGGCCGGGATGATCGCCGCGTGCTTCGGGGCCGGGGATGTCGTCGCCCGCACCGGCGGCGGCGAGTTCGGCGTGATTATGCCCAACAGCGATGCGGCGGCGGTCGGGGATGCCTGCGAGCGTATCCGCGCGGCGGTGTCCGCTTACCGGGAATCTACCCGGACGCCGCTGGCCGTTTCGGTCGGCCGCGCTGTCCGCACGGGCGCGGATGAGACGCTGGGCGATACCTTTAAGGCGGCCGACCGCAATATGTACCGCGAGAAGCTTCATAGCAAGCAGAGCGGCCACAGCGCGATCGTGGCGACGCTCGCCCAGGCTCTGGAGGCCAGGGATTTCGTGACCGACGGCCACGCAGACCGCCTTCAGGAGCTGATGGTGAAGCTGGCCGTCGCCGTTGGCGTGCCGGACAGCGAGCTGCCCGACCTGCGCCTGCTGGGCCGGTTCCACGATATCGGCAAGGTCGGCATCCCCGACCAGATTCTTTTCAAGCCCGGCCGCCTGACCGCCGAGGAGTTCGAGGTGATGAAGCGGCATTCGGAGATCGGCTACCGGATCGCGCTGGCTTCCCCCGAGCTGGCGCCGATCGCCGACTGGATCTTGAAGCATCAGGAGTGGTGGAACGGCGAGGGCTATCCGCTCGGCCTGGCGGGCGAGGCGATTCCCCTGCCCTGTCGCATGCTGGCGATTGTCGATGCTTACGATGCGATGACCAATGACCGCCCCTATCGCCAGGCGATGACTCACGCCGAGGCGGTGGCGGAGCTTGTCCGTTGCGCCGGCCGCCAGTTCGACCCCGGCCTGGCGGAGTTGTTTGTGAAGCTGCTGCATGCCGATTAA
- a CDS encoding DUF1015 family protein codes for MATVKPFRGLRPDPGLAAKIAALPYDVMDSEEARRITADNPLSFLRVTKSEVDLPAEADHYSPAVYDQARATLESFVAQGYLRQDGAPCYYVYKQTMGDHTQVGLVAAASVDEYEQGIIKKHEFTRPDKELDRVNHIAATDAQTGAVFLTYRADRGIDALVERCRRRTPAYDFTADDGISHTLYVVDDAGDIAAIEEAFRQIPALYIADGHHRSAAAARVREKCRAANPGHTGEEDYNRFLVVIFPHDQVRIMDYNRVVADLAGFAPTDFLAAVAGKFTVEEHPAGACKPDAAHTFGMYLAGRWYRLTARPGSFDGTDPVAGLDVSILQDNLLAPLLKVGDPRTDKRINFVGGIRGMAELERLVDSGRYAVAFSLYPTSVEELMAIADRGAIMPPKSTWFEPKLRDAMVVHLTGCR; via the coding sequence ATGGCAACTGTAAAACCTTTCCGCGGCCTGCGGCCGGACCCGGGGCTGGCGGCGAAGATCGCCGCCCTGCCCTACGATGTGATGGATTCCGAGGAGGCCCGCCGGATCACCGCCGACAACCCGCTCAGTTTTCTGCGGGTGACCAAGTCGGAGGTGGATCTGCCGGCTGAGGCCGATCATTATTCGCCGGCGGTGTACGACCAGGCGCGCGCCACTCTCGAGAGCTTCGTCGCCCAGGGGTACCTGCGGCAGGATGGCGCGCCGTGCTATTACGTGTATAAGCAGACGATGGGCGACCACACGCAGGTGGGCCTGGTGGCCGCGGCGTCGGTCGACGAGTACGAGCAGGGGATCATCAAGAAGCACGAGTTCACGCGGCCGGACAAGGAGCTCGACCGGGTGAACCATATCGCCGCGACCGACGCGCAGACCGGGGCGGTGTTCCTGACTTACCGCGCCGACCGGGGTATCGACGCGCTTGTCGAGCGTTGCCGCCGGCGGACGCCGGCGTACGATTTCACCGCCGACGACGGGATAAGCCACACGCTGTACGTGGTGGACGACGCGGGCGATATCGCCGCCATCGAAGAGGCTTTCCGGCAAATACCGGCGCTGTATATCGCCGACGGCCACCACCGTTCGGCGGCGGCGGCGCGGGTGCGGGAAAAGTGCCGGGCCGCAAATCCCGGCCACACCGGGGAGGAAGATTATAATCGCTTCCTGGTGGTGATATTCCCCCATGATCAGGTGCGGATAATGGATTACAACCGCGTGGTGGCCGATCTTGCCGGCTTCGCGCCGACCGATTTTCTGGCTGCCGTCGCCGGAAAGTTTACGGTCGAGGAGCATCCGGCCGGGGCCTGCAAACCGGACGCCGCCCATACCTTCGGCATGTATCTCGCCGGCCGCTGGTACAGGCTGACGGCCCGGCCGGGGAGCTTCGACGGCACCGACCCGGTGGCCGGTTTGGATGTAAGCATTCTGCAGGATAATCTGCTGGCGCCGCTCCTCAAGGTGGGCGATCCCCGCACCGACAAGCGGATCAATTTCGTCGGCGGCATCCGCGGCATGGCCGAGCTGGAGCGGCTGGTGGACAGCGGCCGCTACGCCGTGGCCTTCTCGCTTTACCCCACTTCGGTGGAGGAGCTGATGGCGATCGCCGACCGCGGCGCGATCATGCCGCCGAAGTCGACGTGGTTCGAGCCGAAGCTCAGGGATGCGATGGTGGTGCATTTGACCGGCTGCCGCTGA
- the serA gene encoding phosphoglycerate dehydrogenase — protein sequence MKILVSDPVSEKGIAILRQEHDVDVKLKLPPEELVALIPGYDALVVRSETKVTKAVIEAADKLKVIGRAGVGVDNIDVDAATKKGVIVLNAPEGNTMAATEHTMAMMLSLARNIPQAHQSVKSGEWQRGKFVGVEMRGKTLGVLGLGRIGTGVAKRALAMEMKVLAYDPFITADHARALNIELVEFDEVLAGADFITMHLPLTADTKGLFGKETFKKVKPGVRIVNCARGGVIDEAALAEAIKDGIVAGAAIDVFEKEPIDPANPLLAVDKVVLTPHLGASTAEAQVGVAVDVAEGILVALRGEPVTTAVNIAPVPAHVMTVIKPYLGVAEKMGCLAVHLADGRIETVEVEYNGQISEVDTRMLTTAVLKGLLGPILQETVNYVNAPGVAKGRGIKAKEIKSKETANFANLLTVRIRTDKGSHMVAGTLFGKEEARIVMIDGYRVDVDPSGWLLIGPHIDKPGIIGKVGTILGEHSINIAGMQVGRTETAGTSIMVMTVEADLPTPVMLKIKAVDGILGAKLVNFNIG from the coding sequence ATGAAAATACTCGTATCCGACCCGGTATCAGAAAAAGGCATAGCGATCCTGCGCCAGGAACACGATGTGGATGTCAAGCTTAAACTGCCGCCCGAGGAGCTCGTCGCACTTATCCCCGGCTACGACGCGCTGGTGGTGCGCAGCGAGACCAAGGTCACCAAGGCGGTGATCGAGGCGGCCGATAAGCTGAAGGTTATTGGCCGGGCCGGCGTGGGCGTGGATAATATCGATGTGGACGCGGCGACGAAGAAGGGCGTCATCGTGCTGAACGCGCCGGAGGGCAATACGATGGCGGCGACCGAGCATACGATGGCGATGATGCTGTCCCTGGCCCGCAATATTCCCCAGGCTCACCAGTCGGTCAAGAGCGGCGAGTGGCAGCGGGGCAAGTTCGTCGGGGTGGAGATGCGGGGCAAGACGCTCGGCGTGCTGGGCCTCGGCCGCATCGGCACCGGGGTGGCGAAGCGGGCGCTGGCGATGGAGATGAAGGTGCTGGCGTACGATCCCTTTATAACCGCCGATCATGCCCGGGCGCTCAATATCGAGCTTGTCGAGTTCGACGAGGTGCTGGCCGGCGCGGATTTCATCACAATGCATCTGCCGCTGACGGCCGATACGAAGGGCCTGTTCGGCAAGGAGACGTTCAAGAAGGTGAAGCCGGGGGTGCGGATTGTCAACTGCGCCCGCGGCGGGGTGATCGACGAGGCGGCCCTGGCCGAGGCCATCAAGGACGGGATAGTGGCCGGCGCGGCGATCGACGTGTTCGAGAAGGAACCGATCGATCCGGCCAATCCGCTGCTCGCCGTGGACAAGGTGGTGCTGACTCCCCATCTGGGCGCGTCGACCGCCGAGGCCCAGGTGGGCGTGGCCGTCGATGTGGCGGAGGGCATCCTCGTCGCCCTGCGCGGCGAGCCGGTGACGACCGCGGTCAATATCGCCCCCGTGCCCGCCCATGTGATGACGGTTATCAAGCCGTATCTGGGCGTGGCCGAGAAGATGGGCTGCCTGGCCGTACACCTGGCCGACGGACGCATCGAGACGGTCGAGGTGGAGTATAACGGCCAGATCAGCGAGGTCGACACCCGCATGCTGACAACGGCGGTGCTGAAGGGCCTGCTCGGTCCTATCCTCCAGGAGACGGTCAATTACGTCAACGCCCCGGGGGTGGCCAAGGGCCGCGGCATTAAGGCGAAGGAGATCAAGAGCAAGGAGACGGCCAACTTCGCCAATCTCCTGACCGTCCGCATCCGCACGGACAAGGGGTCCCATATGGTGGCCGGCACGCTGTTCGGCAAGGAGGAGGCCCGCATCGTGATGATCGACGGCTACCGGGTGGACGTGGACCCGTCGGGCTGGCTGCTGATCGGGCCGCATATCGACAAGCCGGGCATCATCGGCAAGGTCGGCACGATCCTCGGCGAGCACAGCATCAATATCGCCGGCATGCAGGTGGGCCGCACCGAAACGGCCGGGACGAGCATAATGGTGATGACGGTCGAGGCCGATCTGCCTACGCCGGTTATGCTGAAGATCAAGGCGGTGGACGGCATTCTCGGCGCTAAACTGGTCAATTTCAATATCGGCTGA
- a CDS encoding UbiA-like polyprenyltransferase: protein MRLGKFAIFLEMIKFEHTVFALPFAYIGALLAEQRLPSFHDFVWITLAMVGARTAAMSLNRIIDRRIDAANPRTAARALPRGLLPVWTVWLYTAVSLLLLAVAAHELSPLAFRLFPVAVLALTFYSYTKRFTWLCHLFLGGTLALAPLGAWVAVTGAASAAALTLAAAVMLWVAGFDIIYACDDYDFDRTAGIYSIPARFGIATGLRVARVFHVLAAGLFALFGYMLGLGAFYWLGTAAATALLFWQHRLVSPADLSRAGVAFFNLNGTLSVAMLAAVFCEVVFK from the coding sequence TTGCGCCTGGGAAAGTTCGCGATTTTCCTGGAGATGATAAAGTTCGAGCATACCGTTTTCGCCCTGCCGTTCGCTTATATCGGCGCGCTGCTTGCGGAGCAGCGGCTGCCGAGCTTCCACGATTTCGTCTGGATTACGCTGGCGATGGTCGGCGCCCGGACGGCGGCGATGTCGCTCAACCGCATCATCGACCGCCGTATCGACGCCGCGAATCCCCGCACGGCGGCGCGGGCGCTGCCCCGTGGCCTGCTGCCGGTGTGGACGGTGTGGCTGTACACGGCGGTGTCGCTGCTGCTGCTGGCGGTGGCGGCCCATGAGCTTAGCCCTCTCGCTTTCCGCCTTTTCCCGGTGGCGGTGCTGGCGCTGACTTTTTATTCTTACACCAAGCGGTTTACCTGGCTGTGCCACCTTTTCCTCGGCGGCACACTAGCCCTGGCGCCGCTGGGGGCGTGGGTGGCGGTCACCGGGGCCGCGAGCGCGGCGGCGCTGACGCTGGCGGCGGCGGTGATGCTGTGGGTGGCCGGTTTCGATATTATTTACGCGTGCGACGATTACGATTTCGACCGCACAGCCGGTATCTACTCCATCCCGGCGCGCTTCGGCATCGCGACCGGGCTGCGGGTGGCGAGAGTTTTCCACGTTCTTGCGGCCGGCCTGTTCGCGCTGTTCGGCTATATGCTCGGCCTCGGAGCGTTTTACTGGCTGGGGACGGCGGCCGCGACGGCGCTGCTTTTCTGGCAGCATCGCCTGGTGAGCCCGGCCGATCTTTCCCGCGCCGGGGTGGCGTTTTTCAACCTGAACGGGACGCTGAGCGTGGCGATGCTGGCGGCGGTGTTCTGCGAGGTAGTGTTTAAATGA